From Rhinopithecus roxellana isolate Shanxi Qingling chromosome 17, ASM756505v1, whole genome shotgun sequence, one genomic window encodes:
- the LOC104663251 gene encoding 40S ribosomal protein S2-like, which translates to MMAGIDDCYTSARGCTATLGNFAKATFDAISKTYSYLTPDLWKETVFTKSPYQEFTDHLVKTHTRVSVQRTQAPAVATT; encoded by the exons atgatggctggtatcgatgactgctacacctcagcccggggctgcactgccaccctgggcaacttcg ccaaggccacctttgatgccatctctaagacctacagctacctgacccctgacctctggAAGGAGACCGTATTTACCAAGTctccctatcaggaattcactgaccaccttgtcaagacccacaccagggtctccgtgcagcggacccaggctccagctgtggctacaacatag